The genome window AACCTACTTCGAATTATACTTTCACTCGAAACTTTAAccgattttaaataattaagtaaatgtcctgaatttttattttttttaaactaaatgTCCTGAATCCTGATTAGAGTTTTTTCGCTGACAGTAAAATGGGCCAATATATCTGAATTCCTGTATCAGAAAATATCACTAAGCAGGCAGCCTATTTAAATTGACGGGCTTCCGTATTCCAGTTATTCCTCCTGATGTTGCTATCATCCAGGCCATTAATGTCAACAAAAGCCCGGTCTCCTTCGGGGTAACGTAGACGGTATCTTTTGGACAATACAAAATGGGCTAAAATGGCTTTATCATACTTAAACTGATCCTTAATTTGTAAGCTgataattaaattcataaagTTCGTTTTTAATACACTAGATCAATTTctacttaaaattaaataattaagctgactttgtcaaaaaaaaataaaataattaagctGACTAAAATTTGTGCGTCCCGTCAAATAATGTCAATTTTAACTAAgtatggtaaaaaaaaaaagattgacACTTTGccccccttatgtttaggcgttTTTCCGATTCGGtcacaaattattatttttgacagTATGCACTCTAAaatttgaaaagcgcttcgctttgcacccttttgaccactctccattaaattgaccgttaaagttaacagatgtggGGTTTTCATTTTACACtctacaattttaatttttttttcatgagtattttgaaatatttttttattatattaatatttttgctaGTGTAATTTctaagaatatataattattgactagttaTCGTATTAGGATTTGGTAACTTGTTGCTTTATGCATAAATCTTGAAAAGCTTCATTATATAGTGTAATTTCTAAGAATATTAAAGCATGTAATTCATTCTTTATCacatttggcaaaaaaaaaaaaagtgtatcTAGAGACCTTACAAAATTTTGGGGATGTTCCTGGTAAATACGATtcgttatattacaaaattgaatttgaaattAAGTTGGTCAACAATAAGTCATTGCCTGAAGTTGCTGAGTATTTTAAGAGTTGTAAACATGTggctacatttttttttaatgtgtcATCCCATCTGAGGTTGATTTTGATAGAGAAGATGAGTCTGATATAGATGATAAGGATGATAGAGATGGACATAGCTACATTGATGATGAATTTGttgaaataagaaaataaatttgacGAACTTCAAGAAGAGAATTACAATAATAAAGATATTGAATTTGATAGTTCACTTAACAGAATATCcctaaattataaagatattgAAAAAGAATCAGATAATGAGATTTGTTATGCAACACCTCCCACTTATGTCAAAGAAAAAAACATGTACTATTCAATAAAATGACCCCTACTAATATATAAAGCTGATAAAGTTGAAGGTGGGACATATTTTTGTTGACagaaaatgattaaaaaatattataaggtCTAGCTCAATGGAGACATGTAAACCCTATCATTATTTATGTTAGAAGTATGTCAATCTTGATGATAAGTCGCAACACGTTAAAAATTATTAGCCGTAAATGAACAGAGTCGTTCGTAAACAAAACTTAAGTTCAGCGCGTTTATCAGCTCagttttgtttgttaattaaaaAGAACTCGATATTGATCATTGAACATGAAAATCTGTTTGATTAATAAACAaactcgagccgagctttttgcTAGTTCAATTCGAGCTCGACATATTTAGTTCAGTATTGTTTTAGTTTGAGTCTGGTTCATCATAACTCATTCTcattaaatttgtatatattataaccCGATTCAACCCAGTTCGTTTGCAGTCTATTCAAAATCCTGATTTAGCCTCGACTGTAGGtatgatataattaaaaattgttcAATTTATGCGAATAATGTCAAGAGTATTAAATTCACTCgcgtatttttttaattcattatATCTAATTGTACATTGGTTTTAAAATTGATTTGCTAATTTTATAAGTTAAGGATAGAAAATTCACTTGcgtatttttgtaaatcttTATATCTAATTGTATTTTGGTTCTAAAATTGATTTACCAATTTTATATTTACGGTTTTTCTgatgtgtgcccatgggtacatgctaagcaccaaattctatAAGAATGGTAGATTTTAATTGGTTCTCACTCCTTTATAATGGTGGACCATCCGgcaaattcaccaaccacaccaattaaaatccaccattcttatagaatttggtgcttagcatgtgcccatggacacacactagacaaaccactatatttataataaaccAAATATTTGCAGTCTTAAAATTTTCCTCAATGcatttttttttccagaaaatgACGCGTTTATTAttttcagagagagagagcagaAACACAAGCGTGCAAGGCAAAATTAATAGGTGTCTGACGTGGAAAGATATTGATTGCACATGAAAAAATACTGTATATACAAACCTGTATTTAACCTAAAATAAAGGTACAAACCAAactaaacacaaacacacagaTTGACGAAGAAGTAGAAAAAGGACAAGACACGAAACTTCACAATAATTGTTAATCATAACTATTTGGTAcaaaagaaaatcataaattactcGTGATCCCCTTGttctttttcttcatcttcttcttcacttTCTCAATCAACCCATCCAACTCTAACCTTCAACCTACTCAGGTATCATCGTCATTTAACTTCAGCTTTTTTCAATATATGCTTCTTTACATGTACTTGTGTGTGTGTCTTGATTGAAAAACTGGTGGTTCTTTTTTCTaatctatatatattgattgtttGGTGTTTTTTACTTCAATGATTTCTGTTGCACTTTGAATCTGTGTATGTGAGTATGTATGATGtgattaataataataaccTGATTTCTTATAGTTTAAACCCTATTTTTTCACTGTTTATATTAGTTACGTTAATAAGAACTGAATAGACTAGAACTATAGTCAATTGGATGATTCAAGAATTGAATATGATGTGAATTGTGAAGCTAGAGAAACTGACTTAATAATCTAGTTATTTTCAATCCTATGGAACAAACATGGCCTAAGTTTTTTCCTGGATTTCCGGCTAATTGTGTGCCGGATATAGGTAAAGAACCTGAGGATATCCACATAAGTctttttatgataatttttggCAGCATTTATGTTGGGAGAATTGGTAGGAAAAGAGGAATTGTGATTCTATGGACAATTGAATGAAAAGGAACATGGCTCCATAAACATAATGAATAGGAAAAGACAAACAAAGTAAACAAAATGATTAGTTGCAAATTACGGCTGATTTTAATGCTAAAGCCAAACAAAAAGATACTCAAGAAAGAGAGATAAGAATACAAAAAGATTGTACGCACTGAAAGGTGTTAGTTACTACGAAAAAGTGCAACTCAAAAGTGACAGGAGGCATCCAAATGAGAAGTCACATGATAAACAGATTCATCCTTGTTACTTTGCATTCTCTTCCAAATATTATTTATCCAATCTTTAATTGAATGTACTGTTAAGATCTGTGTTCATTTAGGTTTGTCCACAACTTTCATTTAGTTATTGTGAAGTCAGTCTAAGCTCATTGACCACCTGACAAAAGACTAGATTAGGTTCTTCCTGTCATTCTGTCAATGCTTGAACGAAATTGAGATGAGGGATCCATGTGATTACGATTTCCAAGTTTATAACCCCTTCTTAAATGTAATTGATCGGCCATATAAAATTATGCACCTAATTGTGTTGCTTGGCTATTAAATGCAATTTGACTCTATCCATCCTTCGTTGTGCCATATTTGTTGAATGATGTCGGTGTTTGTTCCCTACTTTAGATATTTTTAACAAACTAATTAATTGTGCATGTCTTGTGTATTTATGTGTAtagattaattgattaaatcgTCTTGGTTTTAGGCAACATGGGCATGAGACTGGAGTTCACAGTTCTCTTTTTGTTGGGGGCTAGCTTGGTGTGTCATTCTAGGGACCTGGGGATCAAGAATTCTTTTGCTGGAAAAACTTATTCAGGTAAAAAGAAAATACATCTTTGTTGGATATATGCCCTTGTCCATCTCGAAAGACTTGAACAGTTTCTTGGTACAGATGCACAGTTTCTTGGTATAGATATCCTTGCATAGTCTCACTTTAGATTTGTTAATCCTTTTAATGGAAGAACTTATTCAGGTAAAAAGAAAATACATTCCCTTGTCAATAATGTAGATGAGGATGAAAACTTGCATAGTTAGTTTTGCTTAAGATATCAGACAAGTTTATCGTACCAGATATTTCGAGCTACTTAACTCTTGCCTAATCGCTTCTATGTCATCAAGCAGCGCTGTCTCAACTAAATTCGAGGCTCTAAGTGAGATTTTAACAGATggcctttttatatatataaaaatatattattttatatataaaatttatatattgtttataataaattatcatattatacttatttttttatatttaaaatagtttatattttaagttattataaaatgattatatgtaaaaattatttatggtaacataataattatatttacattttacacaaaatgtttacatcattttatatattgttcttTTTACTTATTATTAggttaatttgtatattaatgtaacgtttaaactaattaaacattaaaaaaatattacaacacaaaagataaaaatcacataatttataataacgtaaaacttatgaaaaacaaaaatagatattatttatCTAAAAGTAAGTTTTATTACATTTACTAAGTACttacacatatcactaaaaaattcaaaatcatataattcatctaattctcatttttttaaatcaatcttatttatatttagtaaTATTTCATaccatttatatatttcttaaagtatataattcatatttgttagatatatattttttttcaatttaacacaaataaaaatataactattataacttaaatatatataactataaacaATTTGGGGGCCTTTTTAGGGTTGGGGGCCCTAAGCAACCGCTTATTGGCCTTACTGTTGAGCTGGCCCTGTCATCAAGTTATCTAAAGAAATCTGTAGGACTTTCATGCTTTTTCTAAACCGAGTTTGAATCTAGAAGTCACACGACTAAGGGCGTGTAATTGTTGCAGTCTCACAGGCAAATTATCTGGACTTAAAATGGGAAACTAAAGCTTCCAAAGATATTGGCAAGAAAGAAAATGTTTGCACGCTGTGTGAAGAATTTGCTACGGATGCGCAGAATTACTTTTCTGCAAACAAAACTCAAAAGGAAGTTGTGGACATGCTTCAGAAGTCCTGCTCAAAGCTGCACTCTTTCAAGCAAGAGGTGAGTCCTTTATACTTCTTTAAAAGCCTCAAAGATATAAGTGTGGTTTAATCTTTTCATTTAATATCACAAGTGCCAGAGTCTTTTAGGaatcaaatttatcaaaaagcAAGCACATTTAATTCCTTGTTCTTCTGTTACTTTATTCTTCTCTGATTTTCTGTTTCTTCTTCCAGTGTCTCACGTTGGTGGATTATTATGTTCCTCTTTTCTTCATGGAGATCGCCTCTCTAGAGCCTGCAGATTTCTGCCAAAAGGTCGATCTTTGTGAACAAGTAGCTTTTGTATCTGAGCATCTCAAGAAAGATAGCTGTGAGTTTTGCCAGAAAACCGTTGCAGAAGctttgttaaagttgaaagatccCGAGACTGAGGTACGTGCTTACACTTATGAACTGTCCAGGGGTTGTTCTCACTGCAAagcatatattgtatatatgtaAATGCCAATGCTTTCATAAACCAATcttgtgataaaaaaaatttatgttaaGCATGTACAGTGTAATACTTGCTTCATCACCATATACCTTTAAAGTCCAAGAAAGATAGgttctaattaatattttgtttgtatAATGAGGTAACTTTAATAAATTAAGGTTCTCTACTTGGATCAGGTAATTACGATTTGTACTTGTATAAAGGCCCAAAAcgctaatgttgtgtttggttggggtgaatgaatatggaaggaatggaatgaagttTGACTATGTTATGGGcaaatgtttataaatttcattccttcctccattccattccttacaccATATATTAGAGATCACGCCCCCAATTTgtgaaggaatgctccattccttcatatactcattttcttttcaaatctcatcataacaataTTACGCACTCTCAACTTTTTTCAAAAACTTTCCTCCTACCTCTACTATTTCCATTTCTTTTtagtcattccattccattctcccccaccaaacacaacataacaaTAATCCAAAATAACCAAATCTAAGATTTCTTCCGGAGTTGGCTTGTTGGTTTCTATATTGATAAGTTCTTGTTTTGTGTCATGCTAGTCTTGGTACTCAAATTGTGGGTGGACTATTCAGGATTTTAGTTTCATAGGTTAAGACTAACTGGAAAGTTCAGAAAGAGGAATTTTGGTAACAAAAGCAATACCTGGTGTGCTTGAGTTCTCTATCTAAAACTGGAAacctttggtttttagtttATCACTGTGCTAAGTACTGCCAAATAGCCAAAACACATAAGTAAATTTCTATGAAAGactttaattttaagtttaaattttaattttagatgcCTATATTTATCTGTCCTAGATTTTGTTGCTTCCTGTGAGACTGTAAGGTCCATCGGACCCTAATGGGCCTTTGTGCATCATATTAAATTatgtcctatggatatatgcaATTCCGCAGTCATTTACTAATATTCAGCGTAAAACCCCCTTAACCAGCAATTCTAAAGGTTTCGGGGGATTAATCCTTTACATATTTTAAGCGGGAGTGGCATAGGCTCTTGTAACTTCTTTGTTGAGTGTTTTGTTTTCAGTTTGGGCTTTTGGTGATCATCTTTGTTTTGGTTGTTTCATTCCATGGTATTCCTTGGCCTTAAGTGAGGGTTCTCACTTGGATATCAGTGTCAAGGACATCTCTCTCTTTCAAAAACcaaagaataattttttatttgaaagtgtcacaatAATGGCCTTGGATTAGGTAGTGTTCTGTGTGTGAGTACATGAGATATAGGTTAATAGTTGGTCAGGTTTCAGGAAGTCATGGCCGGGTGATTTAAAACTCTAATTAAAAGAAAGAGATATGATGAATTTATATACTTGCCCATCCTCTTGGCATTATATCAACTCACATGTGCAAACTGTAAGACCTCTGAAGAATGCATGCAATAATGACCTGTTGTCATTTTTGACTTATCTGATTAGTATTTTCATCAAAATTTCTTGCAGTTGGAATTGGTTGAAATGCTGCTGAAGGTTTGCAACTCGGTGAAGGGATATGAGAAACAGGTTGGCTAGAATTCTCTTAAAATCTTGAACTCTTGAACAGGCACTTTGTTCCTCTATACCACTGTGCTGAAGCTTGTACAAAGTATTTTAATCTTAAGCGTGGGTGTTTTTTGCCTCGAGGATTCTGGCATATCCTAGTTAACTAATATTCACGgccattttttttgtttctaattTTATCAAGCTGTGTTTGTAGTTTGAAATTTGTAACATCACTTCATTTTGATTTGCAGTGTAAGAAGATGGTGTTTGAGTACGGACCTATACTACTTGTAAACGCAGAGCATTTGCTAGAATCAAACGACATATGCACCATGCTACATGCGTGTGAGTCACCCAAATTAAATATGGAACAAGCATCCACAGGAGAAACAATCATGCTTGCTTCATCTTAAATACGGATGAGCTAAAAGAATTGTGTCTGCTGGTGAGGATTGGCATATACTCCTCATCATTACCAATTTGCACTCCCTGTAAATTACTGTGGTTTCTGAACAGTACTTGGTAACCATATTCTACGCTTCATGTATGAagatcccttttttttttttttttatgtctgCAAATATGTTGctaattttatatatctattGAAGTTGTGTATctctagtttatttattttcaatttgtttCCAGTGGTACCGAGCTTGGATGGGTAAAGAATATCAACTTATCATGGATTGTCATTTCAGTTGATTAAAATGCTTTACAAGTAAAATGACTCATCCGAACCTTACAAGGGTGATGTCCACCAAGATTATAATCTCAATCAGGGGATATCCAAGAATATTATAATCTTTAGAATACCTAATACACCTATGAGGAAAAGATAATAACTCATAGCAAAACATCATTTGATGAGTCATTTGTGGCTTGTGCTTATCAAATTATTTTCTGCTCTAAGCAAACAAGACAGCTGCTAGATCACATAGATGATGGCtaatcctgacaaaaaaaaaaacaagaagatgCTGTCTAAATATTCCCACTCTGATTATTTTAATGGGTGTATGCCTGTACCGACCCCAGACTTGGTACATTTAAAAATACATATGATTAAATATGATTAAAGTAACAAACTGTAGCTGTTGTCATCATAATCAAAATGCATGCTGTACTATATTAATCCATTCAAGGATAAGACTGAGTTACGCTACGCCTTTGTATATTTGTTACGCCGAATGTTAGGtatctcatattattttttcaaaatgttcACAAATAAGTGATTGTGT of Daucus carota subsp. sativus chromosome 3, DH1 v3.0, whole genome shotgun sequence contains these proteins:
- the LOC108214701 gene encoding uncharacterized protein LOC108214701 codes for the protein MGMRLEFTVLFLLGASLVCHSRDLGIKNSFAGKTYSVSQANYLDLKWETKASKDIGKKENVCTLCEEFATDAQNYFSANKTQKEVVDMLQKSCSKLHSFKQECLTLVDYYVPLFFMEIASLEPADFCQKVDLCEQVAFVSEHLKKDSCEFCQKTVAEALLKLKDPETELELVEMLLKVCNSVKGYEKQCKKMVFEYGPILLVNAEHLLESNDICTMLHACESPKLNMEQASTGETIMLASS